A genomic window from Pyxidicoccus trucidator includes:
- a CDS encoding PstS family phosphate ABC transporter substrate-binding protein, which produces MKMMKTVMSAAVVAVSMVGCGGQSADEVVPASVTAELTDGNKFFGSDTLKGAMITANASSLASLSIEGKGSSVGEGCVRTGSIVGVITYCSGRQQTLAPMSRDYRATSTACAGGTGTGGTDNNGNPRNGACCPGEKSNVIALDAVNAFVKSDNGLTNISRDDLASLFFSSYRRTVGGVVTTVTGACWTDWSQVPGSTRTGAIKVFRRDDLSGTTEVFKEKVAENTSAAFCPGVVTITDAAATNPSPCTTSDSATVCIGKLTASDETAIGFAGDSAKTTGNVAVSVNGIAPTAANVRKLITDPANAYPLARQIFLNENVNFVKDAKEQTLFDWIYSNKSSFQNILVGQGFIPCSSTGALRCGGAANDGRGAGLCKGI; this is translated from the coding sequence ATGAAGATGATGAAGACGGTGATGTCCGCTGCGGTCGTCGCGGTTTCCATGGTGGGTTGTGGCGGCCAGTCCGCCGACGAGGTCGTCCCGGCGTCCGTCACGGCCGAGCTGACCGATGGCAACAAGTTCTTCGGTTCGGACACGTTGAAGGGCGCGATGATTACCGCCAACGCCTCCTCCCTCGCGAGCCTGTCCATCGAGGGCAAGGGCTCCAGCGTCGGTGAGGGCTGTGTGCGCACGGGCTCCATCGTGGGCGTCATCACGTACTGCAGCGGCCGGCAGCAGACGCTGGCCCCCATGTCGCGCGACTACAGGGCGACGTCCACTGCCTGTGCCGGCGGCACCGGCACCGGTGGCACCGATAACAACGGCAACCCGCGCAACGGCGCGTGCTGCCCCGGTGAGAAGAGCAACGTCATCGCGCTGGACGCGGTGAACGCCTTCGTCAAGTCGGACAACGGCCTCACCAACATCAGCCGCGATGACCTGGCCAGCCTGTTCTTCTCCTCGTACCGCCGCACGGTGGGCGGCGTCGTCACCACCGTGACGGGCGCCTGCTGGACGGACTGGAGCCAGGTCCCGGGCAGCACCCGCACCGGCGCCATCAAGGTCTTCCGCCGCGACGACCTGTCCGGCACCACGGAGGTCTTCAAGGAGAAGGTCGCCGAGAACACCAGCGCCGCCTTCTGCCCCGGCGTGGTGACCATCACCGACGCTGCCGCCACCAACCCGTCCCCGTGCACCACTTCCGACAGCGCCACCGTGTGCATCGGCAAGCTGACCGCCAGTGACGAGACTGCCATCGGCTTCGCCGGTGACTCCGCGAAGACGACGGGCAACGTGGCCGTGAGCGTCAATGGCATCGCGCCCACCGCCGCCAACGTCCGCAAGCTCATCACCGACCCGGCCAACGCCTACCCCCTGGCCCGGCAGATCTTCCTCAACGAGAACGTCAACTTCGTGAAGGACGCCAAGGAGCAGACGCTGTTCGATTGGATCTACAGCAACAAGTCCTCCTTCCAGAACATCCTCGTCGGCCAGGGCTTCATCCCCTGCAGCTCCACCGGCGCGCTGCGCTGCGGTGGCGCGGCCAACGACGGCCGTGGCGCCGGTCTGTGCAAGGGCATCTGA